A single window of Jaculus jaculus isolate mJacJac1 chromosome 14, mJacJac1.mat.Y.cur, whole genome shotgun sequence DNA harbors:
- the Apoc4 gene encoding apolipoprotein C-IV isoform X1: protein MSLLRCRVPALPCLCFWVLVLASVVACAPTEGLSPTPSPEVSRWSLVRDRVKELVEPLVTRTRNRWQWFWRPKALQGFMYTYYEDHLKDLGPRTQAWLQSSKDSLLNKTHSLCPRLLCRAPAQG, encoded by the exons ATGTCCCTGCTGAGATGCAGGGTCCCGGCCctgccctgtctctgcttctgggTGTTGGTCCTGGCCTCTGTTGTGG CATGTGCACCTACAGAGGGCCTGAGCCCCACACCAAGCCCTGAGGTGAGCCGCTGGAGCCTGGTCAGGGACAGGGTGAAGGAACTCGTGGAGCCTCTGGTGACCAGGACCCGGAACAGGTGGCAATGGTTCTG GCGTCCTAAGGCCCTTCAGGGCTTCATGTACACCTACTATGAAGACCACTTGAAAGACCTGGGTCCCCGCACCCAGGCCTGGCTCCAGAGCTCCAAGGACAGCCTCCTCAACAAGACGCACAGCCTGTGCCCCAGGCTGCTCTGCAGGGCCCCGGCCCAGGGTTAA
- the Apoc4 gene encoding apolipoprotein C-IV isoform X2, which yields MSLLRCRVPALPCLCFWVLVLASVVEGLSPTPSPEVSRWSLVRDRVKELVEPLVTRTRNRWQWFWRPKALQGFMYTYYEDHLKDLGPRTQAWLQSSKDSLLNKTHSLCPRLLCRAPAQG from the exons ATGTCCCTGCTGAGATGCAGGGTCCCGGCCctgccctgtctctgcttctgggTGTTGGTCCTGGCCTCTGTTGTGG AGGGCCTGAGCCCCACACCAAGCCCTGAGGTGAGCCGCTGGAGCCTGGTCAGGGACAGGGTGAAGGAACTCGTGGAGCCTCTGGTGACCAGGACCCGGAACAGGTGGCAATGGTTCTG GCGTCCTAAGGCCCTTCAGGGCTTCATGTACACCTACTATGAAGACCACTTGAAAGACCTGGGTCCCCGCACCCAGGCCTGGCTCCAGAGCTCCAAGGACAGCCTCCTCAACAAGACGCACAGCCTGTGCCCCAGGCTGCTCTGCAGGGCCCCGGCCCAGGGTTAA